From Pelotomaculum schinkii, the proteins below share one genomic window:
- the ilvE gene encoding branched-chain-amino-acid transaminase, with protein MIIYLNGEFVPEERAVVSVFDHGLLYGDGVFEGIRAYHGRVFKLGDHLDRLYDGARAIALEIPVAKEEMQEIVLETLRRNDLRDAYIRLVVTRGVGDLGLDPRKCPKAFVFCIAASITLYPEELYEKGLSVITVATRRNIPTACIPRVKSLNYLNNIYAKIEAARSGAPEAIMLNQEGYVAEATGDNIFLVKKGALITPALHVGLLEGITRNTVMDLARERNIQVEEKVFTLYDVYTADEVFLTGTAAEIIPTVQVDGRLIGDGQPGPMTRELRTAFHELTKVDGPLIYQEKAECGCCAK; from the coding sequence ATGATAATTTACCTTAACGGCGAGTTTGTACCAGAGGAGCGGGCTGTAGTTTCGGTCTTTGACCACGGCCTTTTATATGGTGACGGGGTGTTTGAAGGGATCCGCGCCTACCATGGCCGGGTCTTTAAACTGGGTGATCACCTGGACCGGCTTTACGACGGGGCCAGGGCTATTGCCTTGGAAATACCTGTGGCCAAGGAGGAAATGCAGGAGATCGTGCTTGAGACACTGCGGCGCAATGATTTGCGTGACGCCTACATCCGCCTGGTGGTGACCAGGGGTGTCGGCGACCTGGGTCTCGATCCCCGCAAATGCCCCAAAGCCTTTGTTTTCTGTATAGCTGCTTCTATTACACTGTATCCCGAAGAGCTATATGAAAAAGGGCTGTCGGTGATCACTGTGGCAACCCGTCGCAATATCCCTACCGCCTGTATTCCCCGTGTCAAATCGTTAAACTACCTGAACAACATCTACGCCAAGATAGAAGCTGCCCGGTCCGGCGCGCCTGAGGCCATTATGCTGAACCAGGAGGGTTACGTGGCCGAAGCGACGGGAGATAATATTTTCCTGGTCAAAAAGGGCGCTCTTATTACCCCGGCGCTCCATGTGGGACTCCTGGAAGGCATTACCCGCAATACGGTAATGGACCTGGCCAGGGAGCGAAACATACAGGTTGAAGAAAAAGTGTTTACTCTTTACGATGTTTACACTGCCGACGAGGTCTTCTTAACCGGTACCGCCGCCGAGATTATTCCAACCGTCCAGGTTGACGGGCGACTTATTGGAGACGGACAGCCGGGACCCATGACCAGGGAATTAAGGACTGCTTTTCACGAACTGACCAAGGTGGACGGTCCCCTGATTTATCAGGAGAAGGCTGAATGCGGCTGCTGCGCGAAATAA
- the ilvC gene encoding ketol-acid reductoisomerase — protein MVKVYYDEDADLSLLRGKKVAVMGYGSQGHAQAQNLKDSGVEVIVGLRKGRPSWQQAEADGLKVMTVPEAAEQADIIQILLPDEMQARIYREQIAPYLKEGNALMFSHGFNIHFDQIVPPDNIDVFMVAPKGPGHMVRRMYVEGKGVPSLVAVYQDYTGKAKDLGLAYAKGIGGTRAGVFETTFKEETETDLFGEQAVLCGGVTALMKAGFDTLVEAGYAPEMAYFECIHEMKLIVDLINEGGLSQMRYSISNTAEYGDYMTGSRLITEETRKEMKKVLSEIQNGVFAKNWIQENQAGCPSFKAIARQEKELLVEKVGARLRSMMSWLKK, from the coding sequence ATGGTAAAAGTCTATTATGACGAGGATGCGGATCTCAGTTTGCTAAGGGGTAAAAAAGTCGCTGTTATGGGTTACGGCAGCCAGGGGCATGCCCAGGCCCAGAACCTCAAGGATAGTGGTGTAGAGGTCATCGTCGGCCTGCGCAAGGGCAGGCCCAGCTGGCAGCAGGCCGAGGCGGACGGGCTGAAAGTTATGACCGTGCCCGAAGCGGCGGAACAGGCGGATATCATCCAGATCCTTCTGCCGGACGAAATGCAGGCCAGGATTTACCGGGAGCAGATCGCGCCTTATCTCAAAGAAGGCAACGCCTTGATGTTTTCCCACGGTTTTAACATCCACTTTGACCAGATTGTACCGCCGGACAATATAGACGTGTTCATGGTAGCGCCCAAGGGACCGGGCCACATGGTCCGCCGCATGTATGTGGAAGGGAAAGGAGTCCCTTCTTTGGTTGCGGTTTACCAGGATTATACGGGCAAAGCCAAAGACCTCGGCCTGGCCTATGCCAAGGGTATCGGGGGGACACGGGCAGGTGTGTTTGAGACCACTTTTAAGGAAGAAACCGAGACCGACCTTTTCGGCGAGCAGGCCGTGCTGTGCGGCGGTGTCACCGCCCTGATGAAAGCCGGTTTCGACACCCTGGTAGAGGCGGGCTATGCTCCTGAAATGGCTTATTTCGAGTGCATTCACGAGATGAAATTAATCGTTGATTTGATTAACGAGGGCGGCCTTAGCCAGATGCGCTATTCAATCAGCAACACTGCCGAATACGGCGACTATATGACCGGCTCGCGCCTGATCACTGAAGAAACCCGCAAGGAAATGAAAAAAGTCCTGTCCGAAATTCAAAACGGCGTATTTGCCAAGAATTGGATCCAGGAGAACCAGGCCGGCTGTCCGTCCTTTAAAGCAATTGCCAGACAGGAGAAGGAGCTCCTGGTCGAAAAAGTCGGAGCCAGGCTCCGCTCAATGATGTCCTGGTTGAAAAAGTAG
- the ilvB gene encoding biosynthetic-type acetolactate synthase large subunit: MKLSGAEILLKSLQAEGVDTIFGYPGGQALPIYDALYDSDIRHILTRHEQGAAHAADGYARATGRPGVCLATSGPGATNLVTGIANAYMDSVPMVAITGQVSRALLGRDSFQEADIIGITLPITKHSYLVEDPSELARVVKEAFHVATTGRPGPVLIDMPKDVSSGMFDYEASGELQLPGYSPVKDGEPGRVLEAARAIAASKRPVIYAGGGVVISGAHQELLQLAELLMAPVCNTLLGMGSFPGNHPLSLGMLGMHGTKYANFAVCECDLLIAVGARFDDRVTGKLETFAPEAKVIHIDIDPAEIGKNVRVDIPIVGDVKRVLSQLLEVLQPGLGEAWRDRIQTWKKEYPLSYCDNGRLKPQAIIKEIYNLTGGAARVTTEVGQHQMWTAQYYTFTKPRSFITSGGLGTMGFGLPAAIGVQVGCPDEVVFDIAGDGSIQMNIQELCTAVNYELPVNVAILDNGVLGMVRQWQELFYNRRYSQTELSNPDFVKLAEAYGAEGIRVTKPAEVAPALEQAIRSSRPVMIDFVVDREENVLPMVPPGGSIGKMLG, translated from the coding sequence GTGAAATTATCCGGGGCGGAGATCCTGTTAAAAAGCTTGCAGGCTGAAGGTGTGGATACCATATTCGGCTACCCCGGCGGCCAGGCCCTGCCAATTTATGACGCGCTTTACGATTCCGACATCAGGCACATCCTGACCAGGCATGAGCAGGGAGCCGCCCATGCGGCCGACGGCTATGCCCGCGCCACCGGAAGGCCAGGTGTGTGTCTGGCCACTTCAGGCCCCGGCGCCACCAACCTGGTGACCGGCATAGCCAATGCCTACATGGATTCGGTACCGATGGTGGCTATTACCGGACAGGTTTCCCGCGCTCTTTTAGGCCGGGATTCTTTTCAAGAAGCAGATATCATCGGTATCACCCTGCCCATTACCAAGCACAGCTACCTGGTGGAGGACCCGTCCGAACTGGCCCGGGTTGTCAAGGAGGCGTTTCATGTCGCCACCACCGGCAGGCCTGGTCCGGTGCTGATCGATATGCCCAAGGACGTTTCTTCCGGAATGTTTGATTATGAAGCGTCCGGTGAACTTCAGCTGCCTGGCTACAGTCCGGTAAAAGACGGAGAGCCCGGCCGGGTGCTGGAGGCGGCCAGGGCTATTGCGGCATCAAAGCGCCCGGTTATTTACGCCGGTGGCGGCGTGGTAATATCCGGAGCGCATCAAGAGCTCTTACAACTGGCTGAACTGCTGATGGCGCCGGTTTGCAACACCCTGCTGGGGATGGGGAGCTTTCCGGGCAATCACCCGCTTTCCCTCGGTATGCTGGGTATGCACGGGACCAAGTACGCCAACTTTGCCGTTTGTGAGTGCGACCTTCTGATCGCCGTAGGCGCCCGTTTTGATGACCGCGTTACCGGTAAACTGGAGACTTTCGCCCCGGAGGCCAAAGTTATCCACATTGACATAGACCCGGCTGAAATCGGGAAAAATGTGCGGGTGGACATCCCCATCGTAGGGGACGTAAAAAGGGTCCTAAGCCAGCTCCTGGAAGTCCTCCAGCCCGGGCTGGGGGAGGCCTGGCGGGACAGGATCCAGACCTGGAAGAAGGAATATCCCCTAAGCTACTGTGATAATGGAAGACTGAAGCCGCAAGCGATCATCAAGGAAATATACAACCTTACCGGAGGCGCCGCCCGGGTGACGACCGAGGTGGGACAGCACCAGATGTGGACGGCCCAGTATTACACCTTTACCAAGCCCCGTTCTTTCATTACTTCCGGCGGTCTGGGCACCATGGGGTTCGGCTTGCCTGCCGCCATCGGCGTCCAGGTGGGCTGCCCGGACGAGGTGGTCTTTGATATTGCCGGTGACGGCAGCATCCAGATGAATATCCAGGAACTGTGCACGGCAGTGAATTACGAACTGCCGGTCAATGTCGCTATCCTGGACAATGGAGTCCTGGGTATGGTCAGGCAGTGGCAGGAACTCTTCTACAACCGCCGTTATTCCCAGACAGAGCTGTCCAACCCGGACTTTGTCAAACTGGCTGAGGCCTACGGAGCTGAAGGGATCAGGGTAACCAAACCGGCCGAGGTGGCCCCGGCCTTAGAACAGGCCATCCGCTCCAGCAGACCGGTGATGATAGATTTCGTCGTGGACAGGGAAGAAAACGTACTCCCCATGGTACCACCTGGGGGGTCAATCGGCAAAATGCTAGGTTAA
- the ilvB gene encoding biosynthetic-type acetolactate synthase large subunit, with amino-acid sequence MEITVAEALVRCLEQEGVEMVFGYPGGAILPVYDALNHTSIKHVLVRHEQGAAHAADGYARVTGKVGVCMATSGPGATNLITGIANAYMDSVPMVVITGQVATTQVGTDAFQEVDITGITLPVTKHNYLVKEPEQLPAIVKKAFHIASTGRPGPVLIDLPKDVAESRIKFKYPKTVELSGYKPTYKGHPSMVQQAARMIMESERPVIYAGGGIRISNAAPELLQLAETISAPVTHTLMGLGCFPGSHPLFLGMLGLHGTRHANQAVTECDCLIAVGARFDDRVVAKISGFAPTARIIHVDIDPAEIGKNVRIHLPIVGDVKNVLRAILPLLEMKDNTPWVERVQELKRKYPLQYSRDGLLKPQFVLEKLNELKDDSAIVVTDVGQHQMWAAQYLRFKEPRSFLSSGGLGAMGYCLPAAVGAKLGAPDKDVIVVIGDGGFQMTMQELGTAAEQRLNLKIFILNNHRLGMVRQLQEFYCDKRYIAVDLQFNPDFAELAKIYGMEGCTVNTEEQLEAILPQVLASPAPVIINCMIDPNENVMPMVLSGSTISEAID; translated from the coding sequence GTGGAAATCACTGTGGCGGAGGCGCTGGTTCGCTGCCTGGAACAGGAAGGCGTCGAAATGGTTTTCGGTTATCCGGGGGGAGCAATCCTGCCCGTATACGACGCCTTGAACCATACATCTATTAAGCACGTCCTGGTACGGCACGAACAGGGCGCTGCTCATGCTGCGGACGGGTATGCCCGTGTCACCGGCAAGGTTGGGGTCTGTATGGCCACATCCGGACCCGGCGCCACCAACCTGATTACCGGTATCGCCAACGCCTATATGGACTCAGTCCCCATGGTGGTAATCACAGGCCAGGTAGCGACCACCCAGGTGGGTACGGACGCTTTCCAGGAGGTGGACATAACCGGCATCACCCTGCCTGTAACCAAACATAATTATTTGGTGAAAGAACCGGAACAGCTGCCGGCTATCGTCAAAAAGGCCTTCCATATCGCGTCCACCGGACGTCCGGGACCGGTGCTGATCGACCTGCCTAAAGACGTGGCAGAATCCAGAATTAAATTCAAGTATCCCAAAACCGTCGAACTGTCCGGCTATAAGCCCACCTACAAGGGACACCCCTCGATGGTCCAGCAGGCGGCCAGGATGATCATGGAGTCTGAGCGCCCGGTTATATATGCCGGCGGAGGGATCAGGATCTCCAACGCCGCTCCGGAACTGCTGCAGCTCGCGGAAACCATCTCCGCCCCGGTGACCCATACGCTGATGGGCCTTGGTTGTTTTCCCGGCAGCCATCCCCTCTTCCTGGGCATGCTGGGCCTGCACGGAACACGCCATGCCAACCAGGCGGTAACAGAGTGCGATTGCCTGATTGCCGTGGGAGCCCGTTTTGACGACCGGGTGGTAGCCAAGATAAGCGGGTTTGCGCCAACAGCCAGGATTATCCATGTTGATATAGACCCGGCTGAAATCGGCAAGAACGTCCGTATTCACCTGCCCATTGTAGGGGATGTCAAAAATGTCCTGCGGGCGATCCTGCCGCTTTTGGAGATGAAGGACAACACCCCCTGGGTCGAGCGTGTCCAGGAATTGAAAAGGAAATACCCTTTGCAGTACAGCCGCGACGGCCTTTTGAAACCACAATTTGTTCTTGAAAAGTTGAATGAACTAAAAGATGACAGCGCCATCGTCGTTACCGATGTGGGGCAGCACCAGATGTGGGCGGCACAGTACCTCCGCTTTAAGGAGCCGCGCAGCTTTTTGTCTTCAGGCGGCCTGGGCGCCATGGGCTATTGCCTGCCGGCGGCGGTCGGCGCCAAGCTGGGCGCCCCGGACAAGGATGTCATTGTGGTGATCGGTGACGGCGGCTTCCAGATGACCATGCAGGAACTGGGGACAGCAGCCGAACAACGGCTTAACCTGAAAATTTTCATCCTCAACAACCACCGGTTGGGTATGGTGCGTCAACTGCAGGAGTTTTACTGCGACAAAAGGTATATTGCCGTGGACCTGCAATTCAATCCCGATTTTGCCGAACTTGCCAAAATATACGGGATGGAAGGCTGCACCGTTAACACGGAGGAACAGCTGGAAGCAATCCTGCCGCAGGTCCTGGCATCTCCTGCTCCGGTAATTATTAACTGCATGATTGACCCGAATGAAAACGTCATGCCAATGGTCCTCAGTGGTTCGACCATCAGTGAAGCAATAGACTAA
- a CDS encoding 2-isopropylmalate synthase produces the protein MGQRVYIFDTTLRDGEQSPGVSLNIGEKIQIARQLARLGVDIIEAGFPISSPGDFEAVRAVAREVKGVTVAGLARADFQDIDRAWEAVRHAEQARIHTFIATSDIHMQHKLRMSREQVLEAAVAAVKRAKGFTGDVEFSAEDASRTEPAFLFQVIAAAIEAGATVINIPDTVGYAVPGEWGSFIETICREVPGIDRVTVSVHCHNDLGLAVANSLAAVLNGARQVEGAINGIGERAGNAALEEVVMALYTRKDRYNNLYTGVHTEEIYRTSRLVSTLTGMKVQSNKAIVGNNAFAHESGIHQAGVLKERTTYEIMNPALVGVSKSNLVMGKHSGRHAFRQRLEDMGFALSEEELNKSFERFKKLADKKSDITDDDIEAIVEEEMKLAPQTYSLDYMQISSGTAVVPTATIGLLKDEARLEEAACGNGPVDAICRAVDKITGINCTMISWGINAITAGKDALGDVTLKITTDGQRVYTGRGISTDVLEASAKAYINAVNKLIWEAEQAKAAEGE, from the coding sequence ATGGGCCAGCGAGTCTACATTTTTGACACCACCTTAAGAGACGGAGAACAATCTCCGGGGGTCAGCCTCAATATTGGTGAAAAAATTCAGATAGCCCGGCAGTTGGCCAGGCTTGGGGTCGACATCATCGAGGCCGGCTTTCCCATTTCCTCGCCAGGTGACTTTGAGGCGGTCCGTGCCGTAGCGCGTGAAGTAAAGGGTGTGACGGTAGCCGGCCTGGCCAGAGCCGACTTCCAGGATATTGACCGGGCCTGGGAAGCGGTCCGCCACGCCGAACAGGCGCGCATACATACTTTTATCGCCACTTCGGATATACACATGCAGCATAAGCTGCGCATGAGCCGGGAGCAGGTGCTGGAAGCGGCCGTGGCCGCGGTTAAGCGCGCCAAAGGCTTTACGGGCGACGTTGAGTTTTCGGCGGAGGACGCGTCCCGTACCGAACCCGCTTTTTTATTCCAGGTCATTGCCGCCGCCATTGAGGCCGGGGCCACGGTGATCAATATACCGGACACCGTCGGCTATGCCGTCCCCGGAGAGTGGGGCAGCTTTATCGAGACCATCTGCCGCGAGGTCCCCGGCATTGACCGGGTGACCGTCAGCGTGCACTGCCACAACGACCTGGGGTTGGCTGTCGCAAATTCTTTGGCGGCTGTCTTAAACGGCGCCAGGCAGGTGGAAGGAGCGATTAACGGCATTGGTGAGAGGGCCGGCAACGCCGCGCTGGAGGAAGTGGTGATGGCGCTTTACACCAGAAAGGACAGGTATAATAATCTTTACACAGGTGTTCATACCGAGGAAATTTACCGTACCAGCAGGCTGGTCAGTACTTTGACCGGCATGAAGGTCCAGTCCAACAAGGCCATTGTCGGCAACAACGCCTTCGCCCACGAGTCAGGTATCCACCAGGCCGGCGTCTTAAAAGAGCGCACCACCTATGAAATTATGAACCCGGCCCTGGTCGGCGTCAGCAAAAGCAACCTGGTCATGGGCAAGCACTCCGGCCGGCACGCTTTTCGCCAGAGGCTTGAGGACATGGGCTTCGCCCTTTCCGAGGAAGAACTGAACAAGTCCTTTGAACGTTTCAAAAAACTGGCTGATAAAAAATCGGACATTACCGATGATGATATAGAGGCTATTGTCGAGGAAGAAATGAAACTGGCGCCGCAGACCTACAGCCTCGACTATATGCAGATTTCCAGCGGCACCGCGGTCGTTCCCACCGCCACCATCGGGCTTTTAAAGGATGAAGCGCGGCTGGAGGAAGCCGCCTGCGGCAACGGACCGGTTGACGCCATCTGCCGCGCGGTGGATAAAATTACCGGCATCAACTGCACCATGATCAGCTGGGGCATCAACGCCATCACCGCCGGCAAGGACGCGCTGGGTGACGTGACCTTAAAGATTACCACCGACGGCCAGCGGGTTTACACAGGCCGCGGGATCAGCACCGATGTCCTGGAAGCCAGCGCCAAGGCCTATATCAACGCTGTCAACAAGCTGATATGGGAAGCGGAGCAGGCTAAAGCCGCGGAAGGGGAATGA
- the ilvN gene encoding acetolactate synthase small subunit, protein MRHTLAVTVENNPGVLTRVAGLFSRRGFNIDSLAVGRTENPRISRMTIIVEGDDQVVEQVAKQLHKLVDVIKISDITRSPYVDRELVLIKVNAEPASRAEIMQLVDIFRARIVDVGPKTLTVEVTGDEGKIDAFEQSLRPFGIKELVRTGKIAMLRGIKTSSKNNSHKEEDTN, encoded by the coding sequence ATGAGGCACACCCTGGCGGTGACAGTGGAAAATAACCCGGGTGTATTGACCCGGGTGGCCGGTCTTTTCAGCAGGCGGGGTTTTAACATTGACAGCCTGGCGGTTGGCAGGACAGAAAACCCGCGCATTTCGAGAATGACTATCATTGTGGAGGGCGACGACCAGGTCGTTGAGCAGGTCGCCAAGCAGCTGCACAAACTGGTAGACGTTATTAAAATCAGTGACATCACGCGCAGCCCCTATGTTGACCGGGAACTGGTGCTGATCAAGGTGAACGCCGAACCTGCGTCCCGTGCCGAAATCATGCAGCTGGTGGACATTTTCCGGGCGCGCATCGTCGACGTGGGACCTAAAACCCTCACTGTCGAGGTAACCGGAGACGAAGGTAAAATTGACGCTTTTGAACAATCATTGCGCCCGTTTGGGATCAAGGAACTGGTCCGTACGGGTAAAATCGCTATGCTGCGAGGCATAAAGACCAGTTCTAAAAATAACAGCCACAAAGAGGAGGATACCAACTAA